One Echinicola strongylocentroti DNA window includes the following coding sequences:
- a CDS encoding polysaccharide lyase, producing MNKSFWQKNLLMMGASALLGMEAFAQYPEIPPAMQAKTDSIMALEEARLDKVWDEIYPTIQQEATEGRPYMRWASYPKDFVKAAIPAFPGAEGGGAYTAGGRGGKVFVVTSLADSGPGTLREACEAGGARTIVFNVAGIIQLEKPISIRAPYVTIAGQSAPGDGVCVAGETFAVDTHDVIIRHMRFRRGATDVTRRDDALSGDPMGNVIIDHCSVSWGLDENISMYRNMFTANENSDRKKLPTANITIQNTISSEGLDTYNHAFGSTIGGLNSTFIRNLWANNISRNPSVGMYGDFTFVNNVLFNWWNRSVDGGDYRSLFNIINNYYKPGPMTPEGKPISYRIIKPESGYLDPKTFGRAYVDGNYVEGNPQVTADNWDGGVQPGDLSPAEREKHFAYMRQSKPFEMAPLNIMSAKAAYKFVLDHAGATLPKRDAVDQRIVKTVKSGQINAPEGKEMEIGAELINRRLPIDSYKKGIIVHPDQVGGYPEYKGSPYQESDGDGIPDAWEEKYGLDPNDPSDANADLNGDGYTNLEKYLNGIDPTKKVDWTNWDNNHDTLLEVAKNGGLLQE from the coding sequence ATGAATAAGTCATTTTGGCAAAAAAACTTGCTCATGATGGGTGCATCGGCACTGCTGGGCATGGAAGCATTTGCTCAATATCCCGAAATCCCACCGGCCATGCAGGCCAAGACCGACTCCATAATGGCCTTGGAAGAAGCGAGACTGGACAAGGTATGGGACGAAATTTACCCTACCATCCAACAAGAAGCCACAGAAGGAAGGCCTTATATGCGCTGGGCATCTTATCCCAAGGATTTTGTAAAAGCCGCTATTCCTGCTTTTCCTGGTGCAGAAGGTGGCGGAGCCTATACGGCTGGCGGAAGAGGGGGAAAGGTTTTCGTCGTGACCAGCTTGGCAGATAGTGGCCCAGGAACGCTACGGGAAGCGTGCGAGGCTGGTGGTGCCAGGACCATTGTGTTTAATGTCGCCGGGATTATCCAACTGGAAAAACCCATCAGCATCCGTGCTCCCTATGTCACCATTGCAGGGCAGTCAGCTCCTGGGGATGGCGTTTGTGTGGCCGGTGAGACCTTTGCGGTGGATACACATGATGTGATCATCCGGCACATGAGGTTCCGAAGAGGTGCCACGGATGTGACACGTAGAGATGATGCGCTGAGTGGTGACCCCATGGGCAATGTCATCATCGACCACTGCTCGGTGAGCTGGGGCTTGGATGAAAATATCTCCATGTACCGAAACATGTTTACGGCCAATGAAAATTCAGATCGAAAGAAATTGCCTACCGCCAATATTACCATCCAGAATACCATTTCGTCCGAAGGACTGGATACCTATAACCACGCTTTTGGCAGCACCATCGGTGGGCTGAACAGCACCTTTATCCGAAACCTTTGGGCCAATAACATTTCCCGGAACCCTTCCGTGGGGATGTACGGGGACTTTACCTTCGTCAATAATGTACTGTTCAACTGGTGGAACCGGTCCGTGGATGGCGGTGATTACCGTTCCCTGTTCAACATCATCAATAATTACTACAAACCGGGACCGATGACGCCTGAAGGCAAACCCATCAGCTATCGGATCATCAAACCAGAATCTGGCTATTTGGATCCCAAGACCTTTGGTAGGGCTTATGTGGATGGAAACTACGTAGAAGGCAATCCACAGGTGACCGCAGACAACTGGGACGGTGGCGTGCAGCCTGGTGATCTCAGCCCTGCAGAGAGGGAAAAGCACTTTGCCTATATGCGTCAATCCAAGCCATTCGAAATGGCACCGCTAAACATCATGTCTGCCAAAGCAGCTTACAAGTTTGTATTGGACCATGCTGGAGCTACATTGCCCAAGCGTGATGCGGTGGACCAGCGGATCGTGAAGACTGTCAAGAGCGGTCAAATCAATGCACCGGAAGGAAAAGAAATGGAAATCGGAGCAGAACTTATCAACAGAAGATTGCCAATAGATTCTTATAAAAAGGGCATTATCGTCCATCCTGACCAAGTAGGTGGTTATCCAGAATACAAGGGGTCTCCTTATCAGGAATCCGATGGTGATGGTATCCCAGATGCTTGGGAGGAGAAATACGGCCTCGATCCCAATGATCCTTCTGACGCCAATGCAGACCTCAATGGTGATGGCTATACCAACCTCGAAAAATACCTCAACGGTATCGATCCCACCAAAAAAGTAGATTGGACCAACTGGGACAACAACCACGATACCCTGTTGGAAGTGGCCAAGAACGGTGGGCTTTTGCAGGAATAA
- the ytxJ gene encoding bacillithiol system redox-active protein YtxJ: MTWKAIDHLEQINKIKEESKNQPVLIFKHSTSCSISGMAWNRLQRNWQEGDFEKVSPYVLDLLSYRDISNAIAQEFAVDHESPQVILLKDGMAFYDTSHMGINYQDIIDKV; encoded by the coding sequence ATGACTTGGAAAGCAATTGATCACCTCGAACAAATCAATAAAATCAAAGAAGAAAGCAAGAACCAACCGGTGCTAATCTTCAAACACTCTACCAGCTGCAGCATCAGTGGCATGGCCTGGAACCGGCTGCAACGCAATTGGCAGGAGGGAGACTTCGAAAAAGTCAGTCCTTACGTACTGGACCTGCTGAGCTATCGTGATATCTCCAATGCCATCGCCCAAGAGTTTGCCGTGGACCATGAATCCCCCCAAGTGATCCTTCTCAAGGACGGCATGGCTTTTTATGACACCAGCCACATGGGTATCAATTACCAAGATATTATTGACAAGGTGTAA
- a CDS encoding outer membrane beta-barrel protein produces MKDTVTKIIFSLLLATWIYPSFAQRPTERPAGQGPGGRRSLTITGTVIDAGTEEPLIGANILIKSQADSLLSSAVTDQKGAFSLNRPRVFPLVLEITYIGYTKLSQTLDQRGPISLGTLRLMEDQNELNEVLVEGQIPVGEMKGDTAVFNAGAFKTKENGYAEDLVKKIPGVVIENGTIQAQGEEVQKVLVDGREFFGSDPNIALKNLPANMIDQVEILDQKSDQARLTGLDDGNYAKTINIITKGDMRNGYFGRVYGGYGTDDRYTGGGNINLFKGDKRISIIGLSNNINQQNFSSEDLLGVSGGVGRGRRRGPGGGEDSNFITGNNNGIAKTNSIGLNYSDRWGEKINFTGSYFFNNSNTNLNQLTNTQTVVSEDIDQYYQEQLLQNTKNQNHRFRARMEYDIDDKNSIVLAPSFSFQDNLSISDQDGLNLDNNLDSLSAARTLNDRDVNGFNFSNNFTYRYKFDKQGRTLSTNIFTSINDRDQLTELLTANTDFVNSAIDTTLQETTALSDGFNYRANITYTEPLSEKSIVSLDYSIGNNKSSADQKTYVLAREQNIMVLDTALSNEFDNKFTTQKVGLGYRFSDNGWNVNMNLDYQHAKLNNEAVFPVMANYSRSFNNLLPNASISFRSRETGKNLRFRYRTSTDEPSVNQLQNVIDNSNPLQLSIGNPSLGQSYNHNLFANFGKFDMENSKTLFVFATGSLTNDYIGTHTYVTSQDTLINGEVLLRKGGQITQPVNLHGRWNARVFLNYGSPWEKLKSNFNTNTSVSFSRTPGMINNQLNNNDNIGLTQRLSLTSNISKNVDFTLSASGTYNIVNSSLQTANENNYYTQNSSFQFYYSPNDGKLFVNSNLTNTWYTGLSEGFDQSFWLWNVEAGYRFLKENKGELKLSIFDLLGQNNSISRTVSDVTVSDVHSNVLTRYGLITFTYIIGKFKKPEEGDRPDRPGGFRPPRGGARSW; encoded by the coding sequence ATGAAGGACACCGTTACCAAAATCATTTTTAGCCTCTTGTTGGCCACGTGGATTTATCCATCATTTGCACAACGACCTACGGAAAGGCCAGCAGGACAAGGTCCCGGAGGCAGAAGGTCGCTCACCATCACAGGGACAGTCATCGACGCCGGTACAGAAGAGCCACTTATCGGTGCGAATATTCTCATAAAGAGCCAAGCAGACTCCCTACTGTCATCAGCGGTGACGGACCAAAAGGGTGCTTTTTCACTCAACAGGCCACGGGTATTTCCATTGGTCTTGGAGATTACGTACATCGGCTATACCAAACTTAGCCAAACCCTTGACCAGCGCGGCCCCATCTCACTGGGGACACTTCGCCTGATGGAGGACCAAAATGAACTCAATGAGGTCCTGGTGGAGGGGCAGATCCCTGTGGGCGAGATGAAAGGAGATACCGCCGTATTCAATGCTGGGGCATTCAAGACCAAAGAAAATGGCTATGCGGAAGATTTGGTAAAGAAAATCCCTGGTGTCGTCATCGAAAATGGCACCATCCAAGCACAAGGGGAAGAGGTGCAGAAAGTGCTGGTGGATGGTAGGGAGTTTTTTGGCAGTGATCCCAATATTGCCCTAAAAAACCTCCCGGCAAACATGATCGATCAAGTAGAAATCCTCGATCAAAAGTCCGACCAAGCAAGGCTGACGGGATTAGACGATGGCAATTATGCCAAAACCATCAATATCATCACCAAAGGGGATATGCGCAATGGATATTTTGGTAGGGTATATGGAGGCTATGGTACCGACGACCGATATACAGGTGGGGGCAATATCAACCTTTTTAAAGGAGACAAACGGATCTCGATCATCGGGCTGTCCAATAATATCAATCAACAAAACTTCTCCTCGGAAGACCTCTTGGGGGTGTCCGGAGGAGTGGGCCGTGGGCGCAGAAGGGGGCCAGGAGGCGGCGAAGATTCAAACTTCATAACGGGCAATAATAACGGCATCGCCAAAACCAACTCCATTGGGCTGAACTACAGTGACCGCTGGGGGGAAAAAATCAATTTTACAGGGAGCTATTTCTTCAATAACTCCAATACAAACCTCAATCAACTTACCAATACCCAAACGGTCGTTTCGGAAGATATTGACCAATATTACCAAGAGCAGCTGCTCCAAAACACCAAAAACCAAAATCATCGGTTTAGGGCCCGAATGGAATACGATATAGATGACAAAAACAGTATTGTCCTTGCTCCCAGCTTTAGCTTTCAAGACAATTTGAGCATAAGCGACCAGGACGGGCTCAACTTGGACAATAACTTGGATTCCCTTAGTGCCGCCAGAACGTTAAATGACCGGGATGTCAATGGATTCAATTTCTCCAACAACTTCACTTACCGCTACAAATTTGACAAACAAGGGCGAACCTTGTCCACCAATATCTTCACCAGCATAAATGACAGGGACCAGCTCACAGAGCTGTTGACGGCCAATACAGATTTTGTAAACAGCGCTATCGATACGACATTACAGGAGACCACGGCACTTTCCGACGGGTTTAATTACCGGGCAAACATCACCTATACCGAGCCCCTGAGCGAAAAATCGATTGTGTCATTGGATTATTCCATTGGCAATAATAAAAGCAGTGCGGACCAAAAAACCTATGTATTGGCACGAGAGCAAAATATCATGGTGCTGGACACTGCGCTCAGCAATGAGTTTGACAACAAGTTCACTACCCAGAAAGTGGGCCTTGGGTACCGCTTTAGTGACAACGGATGGAATGTCAACATGAACCTGGACTATCAGCATGCCAAACTGAACAATGAGGCTGTCTTTCCGGTTATGGCAAATTATTCCCGTAGCTTCAACAACCTGCTTCCCAATGCCAGCATCAGTTTTCGCTCCCGAGAAACGGGCAAAAACCTGCGCTTCCGCTACCGCACCAGCACGGATGAACCCAGTGTAAACCAGCTTCAGAATGTCATCGACAATAGTAATCCCCTACAGCTCAGCATCGGTAATCCTTCTTTGGGCCAGAGCTATAATCATAACCTCTTTGCCAACTTTGGCAAATTCGATATGGAAAACTCCAAGACCCTTTTTGTCTTTGCCACCGGGTCACTTACCAATGATTACATTGGAACACACACTTATGTGACCAGTCAGGACACCTTGATCAATGGGGAAGTACTGCTCCGCAAAGGGGGCCAGATCACTCAGCCCGTCAACCTCCACGGCAGATGGAATGCCCGGGTCTTTCTGAATTATGGAAGCCCTTGGGAAAAACTAAAGTCCAACTTCAACACCAACACCAGTGTCAGCTTTAGCCGAACGCCTGGGATGATCAATAACCAACTAAACAATAACGATAATATTGGCCTGACCCAGAGGCTTTCCCTGACGAGTAATATCAGCAAGAACGTTGATTTTACACTATCCGCATCCGGCACCTACAATATCGTCAACAGCAGTCTGCAAACAGCCAACGAAAACAACTACTACACCCAGAACTCCTCGTTCCAGTTTTATTATTCTCCCAATGATGGGAAACTATTCGTCAATTCAAACTTGACCAATACCTGGTACACGGGACTTTCGGAAGGCTTTGACCAGTCCTTTTGGCTCTGGAATGTCGAAGCTGGCTATCGTTTTCTTAAAGAAAATAAAGGCGAACTAAAACTCAGCATCTTCGATCTTCTGGGTCAAAACAACAGCATAAGCAGGACCGTTTCCGATGTGACAGTATCCGACGTCCACTCCAATGTCCTCACCCGATACGGGTTGATCACGTTTACCTATATAATCGGTAAATTCAAAAAGCCAGAAGAAGGAGACCGACCAGATCGCCCAGGGGGATTCCGTCCACCAAGAGGGGGAGCAAGAAGCTGGTAG
- a CDS encoding carbohydrate-binding family 9-like protein, with translation MVRLLYFLLLFPVCLHAQQLKDRNHYVTYRTTGNLVMDGNMDEEDWTAAKWSSLFVDIEGDAQPAPLYDTKLKMLWDEEHLYIGVWMEEPDLWATYTERESVIFHENDIEVFLDPDGDTHNYYELEINALGTEWDLMITKPYRNAGSPINGWNINGLEKGISLDGTVNDPTDKDRSWTVEMAIPWKALSQRGPAYRAPADGEQWRINFSRVQWQLEVDNNQYTKKINPKTGKHFPEYNWVWSPQGHINMHLPEYWGYLQFVEQPVGSEEVPFRLKEDERVKDALRTLYHKQHAFFKENGKFAYQLSELPDVEALERYHPQFEVSPTRFKLSAPSLSSDKTWYITEDSRTWSE, from the coding sequence ATGGTTAGACTGCTATATTTCCTGCTTTTGTTTCCAGTATGCCTTCATGCACAACAGCTGAAAGACAGAAATCACTATGTAACCTACCGTACCACTGGTAATCTTGTTATGGATGGGAATATGGATGAAGAAGACTGGACGGCTGCCAAGTGGTCATCATTATTTGTGGACATTGAAGGGGATGCTCAGCCAGCGCCATTATATGACACAAAACTAAAAATGCTCTGGGATGAGGAGCACCTTTACATTGGTGTGTGGATGGAAGAGCCTGATTTGTGGGCCACCTATACCGAAAGAGAGTCGGTCATTTTTCATGAGAATGATATTGAAGTTTTTTTGGATCCAGACGGAGATACACACAATTACTATGAACTGGAAATCAATGCTCTCGGTACAGAATGGGACTTAATGATTACGAAGCCATATCGAAATGCCGGAAGCCCTATTAATGGCTGGAATATCAATGGCCTGGAAAAGGGGATTTCGCTGGATGGGACGGTCAATGATCCTACTGATAAAGACCGTTCTTGGACCGTGGAGATGGCGATTCCGTGGAAAGCACTTTCACAGCGGGGACCGGCCTATCGGGCACCAGCTGACGGAGAACAATGGCGAATCAACTTTTCCCGGGTCCAGTGGCAGTTAGAGGTCGACAATAACCAATACACCAAAAAGATCAATCCCAAAACCGGCAAACACTTTCCCGAATACAATTGGGTGTGGTCTCCCCAAGGCCACATCAACATGCACCTACCCGAATATTGGGGTTACCTACAGTTTGTGGAGCAGCCTGTAGGTAGTGAAGAAGTACCTTTTCGCCTGAAAGAAGACGAAAGAGTAAAAGATGCGTTAAGGACGCTTTACCATAAACAACATGCATTTTTCAAGGAAAACGGAAAGTTTGCCTATCAGCTTTCCGAGCTGCCTGATGTGGAAGCATTGGAGCGTTACCATCCTCAGTTTGAAGTAAGCCCTACCCGATTTAAGCTATCTGCGCCATCGCTTAGCAGTGACAAAACCTGGTATATCACCGAGGATAGCAGAACTTGGAGTGAATGA
- a CDS encoding deoxyguanosinetriphosphate triphosphohydrolase, which yields MMKWEQLLSAGRADFKKKSKASQEQYRSEFERDYDRIIFSAPFRNLQDKTQVFPLPELDFVHTRLTHSLEVSSVGRSLGKSAGEYLLEKYPELNQRGVGSSDIGAIVAAAALTHDIGNPPFGHAGEDAISDFFKFHPSGQVWKTHLRKDEWEDMINFEGNAQGFRMLVDKDNGLQVCYATLAAFTKYPRPALIDQRDPDRRSQKKFGFFSNHLGVYQQLADMLGLSLSGQNSWHRHPLAFLVEAADDICYSIIDLEDGCTLGLVQLEEAIPLLAEIIGDKFQEEKLNSLKSSAQKLAILRAMAIGKLVEETVATFRLYEEAMLKGEFDQALTDCIPSADALEKITKLSVKKIYRSQPVLEKEAAGFQVLEGLLEVFSTALYNQYYDTQNFSGKDKSILRLLPETFKMNKEMQMPYILLRNLIDFISGMTDKYALSLYRKVKGIALPGT from the coding sequence ATGATGAAATGGGAACAGCTGTTAAGTGCCGGAAGGGCAGATTTCAAAAAGAAGTCCAAGGCGAGTCAAGAACAATACAGAAGTGAATTTGAGCGGGATTATGACCGGATTATTTTTTCGGCACCTTTTCGAAACCTGCAGGACAAGACCCAAGTATTTCCTTTGCCGGAATTGGATTTTGTGCATACACGGCTTACCCACAGCTTGGAAGTTTCCAGTGTGGGCCGATCATTGGGAAAATCTGCCGGCGAATACCTGCTCGAAAAGTACCCTGAGCTGAACCAGCGAGGAGTAGGATCCAGTGATATCGGAGCCATCGTGGCCGCTGCCGCCCTGACCCATGATATAGGCAATCCACCCTTTGGCCATGCAGGAGAGGATGCGATATCGGATTTCTTTAAATTCCATCCCTCAGGCCAAGTCTGGAAAACCCATTTGCGGAAAGATGAGTGGGAGGACATGATCAACTTTGAGGGCAACGCCCAAGGTTTTCGGATGTTGGTGGACAAGGACAACGGCCTTCAGGTCTGCTATGCTACCTTGGCCGCTTTTACCAAATATCCACGACCAGCGCTAATCGACCAACGTGACCCTGATCGGCGCAGCCAAAAGAAATTTGGGTTCTTTTCCAATCACTTGGGTGTTTACCAACAATTGGCGGACATGCTTGGCCTTAGCTTATCCGGACAAAACTCTTGGCATAGGCATCCTTTGGCTTTTTTGGTCGAGGCAGCAGATGATATTTGCTATAGCATTATTGACCTGGAAGATGGGTGTACCTTAGGATTGGTACAGCTGGAAGAGGCCATTCCACTATTGGCAGAAATCATTGGGGATAAATTCCAAGAAGAAAAACTCAATTCCCTCAAATCCTCCGCCCAAAAGTTGGCCATCTTACGGGCCATGGCGATTGGAAAACTGGTGGAGGAAACGGTAGCCACATTTCGACTATACGAAGAAGCCATGCTGAAAGGAGAGTTTGACCAAGCCCTTACGGATTGCATTCCATCCGCTGATGCACTCGAAAAAATCACCAAGCTCTCCGTCAAAAAAATCTACCGATCCCAACCCGTATTGGAGAAAGAAGCAGCGGGATTTCAGGTTTTGGAAGGTTTATTAGAAGTCTTTTCAACGGCATTATATAACCAGTATTACGACACGCAAAATTTCTCAGGTAAAGACAAAAGTATTCTTCGTTTATTACCGGAAACTTTTAAGATGAACAAAGAAATGCAAATGCCCTATATCCTGCTGAGAAACCTGATCGACTTCATCTCCGGGATGACCGATAAGTACGCCCTATCGCTCTACAGAAAAGTGAAAGGCATTGCGCTTCCCGGCACCTAA
- a CDS encoding family 43 glycosylhydrolase yields MKRILLSILSIGVLAACSPETQEEENSSAASAVSERTFKTYCNPIDIDYTYMSHYRARNNVSYRSGADPAIVNFKGKYYLFVTRSHGYWVSDDMSNWEFIRPQSWYFNGSNAPAAAVKDGKIILLGDPSGRGAVIQSENPDLGDWETNFAVINVPGGVQDPNLFVDDDGKVYLYEESSNKWPIHGIELDAENYYIPMGEQVDLFNLEPEKHGWERFGQDHKSDLKPFIEGPWMVKHNGTYYLEYGAPGTQWNVYADGVYTSDSPLGPFTYAPYNPISYKPGGFLKGSGHGSTVEDNNGNHWHFATMAISVNYKFERRIGMYPAGFEEDGQMFVNTAYGDYPHYLPDTDVEEHKHRFTGWMLLSYNKPVKTNSAEVNKDINVVDESEGGYMQEQIREFDIGQINDEEIRSYWVSEANNDSIYVELDLEKPMDVKAVQINFQDFNSEIFGRPDTLRQQFVIKTSLDGTNWETVADYSKNQRDMPHGYVELDKAVEARYVRYEHVYCTNKYLAISELRVFGNGQETLPETPSNFSVKRQSDRRNADLQWDAVDGAMGYVIYWGINKDKLNLAAQMYGQNAYELRALNTDQGYYYQVEAFDENGISKKSEVRYTE; encoded by the coding sequence ATGAAGAGAATATTACTTTCTATTTTATCAATTGGGGTGTTGGCAGCTTGTTCTCCCGAAACCCAAGAGGAGGAAAACAGTTCTGCCGCCTCGGCAGTTTCCGAGCGTACCTTCAAGACGTACTGCAATCCGATCGATATTGACTACACCTATATGTCCCATTACAGGGCCAGAAATAATGTATCCTATCGATCAGGAGCCGATCCCGCTATTGTGAACTTCAAAGGCAAGTACTACCTCTTTGTCACGCGTTCCCATGGTTATTGGGTGTCGGATGATATGAGCAATTGGGAATTTATCCGTCCCCAAAGCTGGTACTTCAATGGTTCCAATGCTCCCGCGGCGGCGGTGAAAGATGGGAAGATCATTTTGCTGGGGGATCCATCAGGGCGTGGAGCGGTGATCCAATCAGAAAATCCTGACCTAGGGGATTGGGAGACTAACTTTGCGGTGATCAATGTCCCCGGTGGGGTGCAAGATCCCAACCTGTTTGTCGATGATGACGGTAAGGTATATCTCTACGAAGAATCGTCTAATAAATGGCCCATTCATGGCATAGAACTGGATGCCGAGAATTATTACATCCCAATGGGCGAGCAGGTGGACCTGTTTAATCTTGAACCGGAAAAACACGGTTGGGAGCGTTTTGGCCAAGATCATAAAAGTGACCTGAAGCCATTTATCGAAGGCCCTTGGATGGTCAAGCACAATGGGACCTATTACTTGGAGTATGGCGCTCCCGGCACACAGTGGAATGTGTATGCAGATGGTGTCTATACCAGCGACAGTCCGCTTGGGCCATTTACCTACGCTCCTTATAATCCCATTTCTTATAAGCCCGGCGGTTTCCTCAAGGGCTCTGGTCATGGTAGCACAGTAGAAGATAATAATGGAAACCATTGGCATTTTGCGACCATGGCCATCTCCGTTAATTATAAATTTGAGCGCAGGATCGGCATGTATCCAGCCGGGTTTGAAGAGGATGGACAGATGTTTGTCAACACGGCTTATGGGGATTATCCACATTACCTGCCCGACACCGATGTGGAGGAGCACAAGCACCGCTTTACGGGCTGGATGCTCCTATCTTATAACAAACCTGTAAAAACCAACTCTGCGGAAGTCAATAAGGACATCAATGTGGTGGATGAGAGTGAAGGTGGCTATATGCAGGAACAGATCAGGGAATTTGACATTGGCCAGATCAATGACGAAGAGATCCGTTCTTATTGGGTCTCTGAAGCCAATAATGATTCTATCTATGTGGAACTGGATTTGGAAAAACCAATGGATGTCAAAGCGGTCCAGATCAATTTCCAGGATTTTAACAGTGAGATCTTTGGCCGTCCTGACACCCTTCGGCAACAGTTTGTGATCAAAACTTCCCTGGACGGCACCAATTGGGAAACCGTCGCGGATTACTCCAAAAACCAACGTGACATGCCCCATGGCTATGTCGAACTGGACAAGGCTGTGGAAGCGCGGTATGTACGCTATGAGCACGTTTACTGTACCAATAAATATTTGGCTATCTCGGAGCTTAGGGTATTTGGCAATGGTCAAGAAACTCTTCCTGAGACTCCTTCAAACTTCTCCGTGAAGCGCCAAAGTGACCGCAGAAACGCGGATCTCCAATGGGATGCTGTAGATGGTGCCATGGGTTATGTGATCTACTGGGGTATCAATAAGGACAAGCTTAATCTCGCCGCACAGATGTATGGCCAAAATGCATACGAACTTCGTGCGCTCAACACGGATCAAGGCTACTATTACCAAGTAGAGGCTTTTGATGAAAATGGCATTTCCAAGAAAAGTGAAGTAAGGTATACGGAATGA
- a CDS encoding FeoA family protein produces MRTADTIKKGEVAIIDKILPSELTLNLMEMGFLPGKRISLLQRAPLKDPMAFRLENTVIALRKTEAQLIEVILEN; encoded by the coding sequence ATGAGGACGGCAGATACCATAAAAAAAGGAGAAGTGGCGATTATTGATAAAATATTGCCCAGTGAACTGACCCTAAACCTAATGGAAATGGGTTTTTTGCCTGGTAAACGGATATCCTTGTTGCAGCGGGCGCCATTGAAGGATCCGATGGCCTTTAGGCTGGAAAACACCGTCATTGCCCTTCGCAAAACTGAAGCCCAACTCATCGAAGTGATCCTAGAAAACTAA